The Candidatus Anoxymicrobium japonicum genome window below encodes:
- a CDS encoding 2-oxoisovalerate dehydrogenase, with product MDKEIVFLIEESPEGGFEARALGLSIFTDGETLEEIKENVREAVRCHFEENEQPQVVRLHYIKDEVIAV from the coding sequence TTGGACAAGGAAATAGTCTTTCTCATCGAGGAATCACCCGAAGGCGGGTTCGAGGCACGTGCACTAGGTCTCTCGATATTCACCGACGGTGAAACTCTGGAAGAGATCAAGGAGAACGTCCGAGAAGCGGTGCGCTGCCATTTCGAGGAAAACGAACAGCCTCAAGTCGTACGGCTTCACTACATAAAGGACGAGGTCATCGCAGTATGA
- a CDS encoding glycosyl transferase family 2, whose translation MFTINRVFGEQRIGLQDIVDSDLPFASVVIPMHNEEKVAAAILDLLMQSDYPESKLEIIPIDDYSTDSTKDILASYEAKFPRIKPLFRDAASRRGKAAALNDSLRIANGEIVIIFDADYLPPRGIIRTLAMNILDPDVGAAMGRVVPYNASVNLLTRLLEAERTGGYQVDQQARHNLQLVPQYGGTAACFKKDIVLELGGFNENILAEDTELTMKIFLHGMNVAYVNRAECYEEVPETWAARGMQIRRWSRGHNHVLFYYLIPFIRSKKLSLKKKIDGIFLLFIYTTPTFFILGLIDSIILFFLGEMNILNRFVVLFFVLTYNNLGTFAPYYELGEGALLDGATRRINLLPVFVYSFSVNMTYSILGLFDSCVDVLSKRITTWRKTERFASGGSEN comes from the coding sequence ATTTTCACAATCAACAGGGTATTTGGAGAACAGCGAATCGGCCTTCAGGATATCGTGGACTCTGATCTCCCCTTCGCAAGCGTTGTCATTCCAATGCATAATGAAGAAAAAGTCGCCGCCGCCATATTGGATTTGTTGATGCAGTCAGATTATCCGGAGAGCAAGCTCGAAATAATTCCAATTGATGATTATTCCACGGACAGTACAAAAGATATCCTCGCCAGTTACGAAGCGAAATTTCCACGGATAAAACCTCTTTTCCGCGATGCCGCATCAAGAAGGGGAAAAGCGGCGGCGCTCAACGACTCTTTGCGCATCGCGAATGGAGAAATCGTGATCATCTTTGACGCGGACTATCTCCCTCCAAGAGGAATTATTCGAACCCTCGCGATGAACATACTGGATCCGGACGTGGGAGCGGCAATGGGAAGAGTGGTCCCCTATAATGCGTCCGTAAATCTTCTTACGCGACTCCTGGAAGCTGAGCGCACGGGAGGATACCAGGTAGATCAACAGGCACGCCATAATCTGCAGCTCGTCCCCCAGTATGGAGGCACCGCGGCATGTTTCAAAAAAGATATTGTTCTCGAGCTGGGGGGGTTCAACGAAAATATCCTCGCGGAAGACACGGAACTTACAATGAAAATTTTCTTGCACGGCATGAACGTAGCCTATGTCAACAGGGCGGAGTGCTACGAAGAAGTGCCTGAAACCTGGGCCGCAAGAGGAATGCAAATAAGAAGATGGTCGCGCGGACACAATCATGTGTTGTTTTATTACTTGATTCCTTTTATCCGTTCAAAAAAGCTTTCTTTGAAGAAAAAAATAGACGGAATTTTCCTTCTCTTCATATACACCACGCCAACATTCTTCATTCTCGGACTCATTGATTCGATAATCCTCTTTTTCCTTGGAGAGATGAACATCCTGAATAGATTCGTTGTTCTCTTCTTCGTGCTGACATACAACAATCTGGGCACCTTTGCGCCGTACTATGAGCTTGGAGAGGGAGCTCTTCTGGATGGCGCCACCCGCAGGATCAATCTTCTTCCCGTGTTTGTCTACAGTTTTTCCGTGAACATGACGTATTCAATCTTGGGACTCTTTGACTCCTGCGTCGACGTGCTTTCAAAACGCATTACCACCTGGCGAAAAACGGAAAGGTTCGCAAGCGGAGGATCGGAAAATTGA